The proteins below are encoded in one region of Pseudomonas sp. SCB32:
- the speD gene encoding adenosylmethionine decarboxylase, whose translation MKSKLKLHGFNNLTKTLSFNIYDICYAETPEDQQAYVQYIDEEYDAERLTQILTDVVDIIGANILNIARQDYDPQGASVTILISEQPVTPTDSQIEESPGPLPETILAHLDKSHITVHTYPEIHPVEGIATFRVDIDVSTCGVISPLKALNYLIHQFDSDIVTVDYRVRGFTRDVEGKKHFIDHEINSIQNYLSDDTYQAYQMTDVNVYQENMFHTKMLLKEFDLDNYLFGDATRSLSPEQRQQVEERVRHEMLEIFYGRNMAR comes from the coding sequence GTGAAAAGCAAACTCAAGCTCCACGGGTTCAACAACCTGACGAAGACCTTGAGCTTCAACATCTATGACATCTGCTATGCCGAGACGCCTGAAGACCAGCAGGCCTACGTGCAGTACATCGACGAAGAGTACGATGCCGAACGTCTCACGCAGATCCTCACCGATGTTGTCGACATCATTGGCGCAAACATCCTGAACATCGCCCGTCAGGACTACGACCCGCAAGGCGCCAGCGTAACCATCCTGATCTCCGAGCAGCCGGTCACCCCGACCGACAGCCAGATCGAGGAGTCCCCGGGGCCGCTACCGGAAACCATCCTGGCGCACCTCGACAAGAGCCATATCACCGTGCACACCTATCCGGAGATCCATCCGGTGGAAGGCATCGCGACCTTCCGTGTGGACATCGATGTGTCCACCTGTGGTGTGATCTCGCCGCTGAAGGCGCTCAACTACCTGATCCACCAGTTCGACTCGGACATCGTCACCGTGGATTACCGCGTGCGCGGCTTCACCCGTGACGTGGAAGGCAAGAAGCACTTCATCGACCACGAGATCAACTCGATCCAGAACTATCTCTCCGACGACACGTACCAGGCCTACCAGATGACCGACGTGAACGTGTACCAGGAGAACATGTTCCACACCAAGATGCTGCTCAAGGAGTTCGACCTGGACAATTACCTGTTCGGCGATGCGACCCGCAGCCTGTCGCCCGAGCAGCGCCAGCAGGTGGAAGAGCGTGTGCGTCACGAGATGCTGGAGATCTTCTACGGCCGCAACATGGCCCGCTGA
- a CDS encoding carbonic anhydrase yields the protein MRLITRLSFLLTPLCLTLATAHAADAHWSYSGDQGPAHWGELGSALCASGTQQSPIDIETSQARMHKISGTDLKLHYGKQPLKLINNGHTVQAAVADGDSLTFKGDEYRLLQFHFHTPSEHQFNHQAYPMEMHLVNQDKDGHVLVLGLMIKEGRANPELASLLKKLPKEEGKETELPAKSAPNLARLVPSASHHLFYNGSLTTPPCTEGVQWVLVEQPIELSRAQIDAFKHLFPDNHRPTQTATGREVDKD from the coding sequence ATGCGCCTCATCACTCGCCTTTCCTTCCTGCTCACCCCGCTTTGCCTGACGCTTGCCACCGCCCACGCCGCCGACGCCCACTGGTCGTACAGCGGTGACCAGGGGCCGGCGCATTGGGGCGAACTGGGCAGCGCGCTGTGCGCCAGCGGCACACAGCAATCGCCGATCGACATCGAGACATCGCAAGCGCGGATGCACAAGATCAGCGGCACGGACCTGAAGCTGCACTATGGCAAGCAGCCGCTGAAGCTGATCAACAACGGCCATACAGTCCAGGCCGCAGTAGCCGACGGTGACTCGCTGACGTTCAAGGGCGATGAGTACCGGCTACTCCAGTTCCATTTCCATACTCCCAGCGAGCATCAGTTCAATCACCAGGCGTATCCGATGGAAATGCACCTGGTGAACCAGGACAAGGATGGGCACGTGCTGGTGCTCGGCCTGATGATCAAGGAAGGCCGGGCGAACCCGGAGTTGGCGAGCCTGTTGAAGAAGCTGCCGAAGGAAGAAGGCAAGGAAACCGAACTGCCCGCCAAGTCCGCACCCAACTTGGCCAGGCTGGTGCCCAGCGCCAGCCATCACCTCTTCTATAACGGCTCGCTGACCACTCCGCCGTGCACCGAGGGCGTGCAGTGGGTGCTGGTCGAGCAGCCGATAGAGCTGTCCAGGGCTCAGATCGATGCCTTCAAGCATCTGTTCCCGGACAATCATCGTCCGACACAAACAGCCACCGGCCGCGAGGTGGACAAGGACTGA
- the coq7 gene encoding 2-polyprenyl-3-methyl-6-methoxy-1,4-benzoquinone monooxygenase, which translates to MSADRHYSPADRFLLQADAALRTLLPFSGHPGRPSPAIVQPDAELSETDARHVAGLMRINHTGEVCAQALYQGQALTAKLPKVRKAMEAAADEEVDHLAWCEQRIRELGSRPSLLNPLFYGLSFSVGAAAGLISDRVSLGFVAATEDQVCKHLDEHLTEIPAEDQKSRAILEQMRSDEQHHATSAIEAGGLRFPAPVKFGMTLLSKVMTKSTYRI; encoded by the coding sequence ATGTCCGCCGACCGTCACTACTCCCCCGCCGACCGCTTCCTGCTGCAGGCCGATGCGGCCTTGCGCACCCTGCTGCCGTTCAGTGGCCACCCGGGACGCCCGTCACCCGCCATCGTCCAGCCCGACGCCGAGCTGAGTGAAACCGACGCCCGTCATGTCGCCGGCCTGATGCGCATCAACCATACCGGCGAGGTCTGCGCCCAGGCGCTGTACCAGGGCCAGGCGCTGACCGCCAAGCTGCCGAAAGTGCGCAAGGCTATGGAAGCCGCCGCCGACGAGGAAGTCGACCACCTGGCATGGTGCGAGCAACGCATTCGCGAGCTGGGCAGCCGGCCGAGCCTGCTCAATCCGCTGTTCTACGGCCTGTCGTTCAGCGTCGGCGCCGCCGCCGGCCTGATCAGCGACCGCGTCAGCCTCGGTTTCGTCGCCGCCACCGAGGACCAGGTGTGCAAGCACCTCGACGAGCACCTGACCGAGATTCCCGCCGAGGACCAGAAGTCCCGCGCCATCCTCGAACAGATGCGGTCCGATGAGCAGCACCACGCCACCAGCGCTATCGAAGCCGGCGGCCTGCGCTTCCCGGCACCGGTGAAGTTCGGCATGACCCTGCTGTCGAAGGTGATGACCAAGTCCACCTACCGGATCTGA
- a CDS encoding histidine triad nucleotide-binding protein, which translates to MDCLFCKIVAGEIPARKLYEDDQVIAFHDIGPQAPVHFLVVPKRHIATLNDLQEADKPLAGHILFTAQRLAKELACDEGFRVVMNCNDLGGQTVHHIHMHVLGQRQMHWPPG; encoded by the coding sequence GTGGACTGTTTGTTCTGCAAGATCGTCGCCGGGGAGATTCCCGCGCGCAAGCTTTATGAAGATGACCAGGTGATCGCCTTCCACGACATCGGCCCGCAGGCGCCGGTGCACTTCCTGGTGGTCCCCAAGAGGCACATCGCCACCCTCAACGACCTGCAGGAAGCCGACAAGCCGCTGGCCGGCCATATCCTCTTCACCGCTCAGCGCCTGGCGAAGGAACTGGCTTGCGACGAAGGCTTCCGCGTGGTGATGAATTGCAACGACCTGGGAGGGCAGACCGTGCATCACATCCACATGCACGTGCTCGGCCAGCGCCAGATGCACTGGCCGCCGGGCTGA
- a CDS encoding AAA family ATPase — protein sequence MQNDIHDLGLVLDSRVKLIVIESWDEPRVLETLTGLAVRRGLDLRLWSATEGLQRLGFGGEPQGEGDSREAETALKLIKADPQPTLYVLCDLHPYLTDNPRVVRLLKEVAMAEGTFKPTVILVSYALKLPAEVQRFAARFALSLPSEDELVGIVREEATRWSERNSGARVRTDNRTLRQVVKNLRGLTHGEARSLARGVICNDGAITQEDLPELNRTKFELLNLDGVLSFEHDTARFAEVGGLANLKRWLGERQGAFSDGKDKDLPKGVLLVGVQGGGKSLAAKAVAGLWGLPLLRLDFGSLYNKYFGETERNLREALRLADSMAPCVLWADEIEKGVATGDQDNGVSQRVLGTLLTWMAERKAPVFMVATANAIDRLPPELVRKGRFDELFFVDLPDREVRMDIFRIHLARRELDVTQFELGALADTAGGFSGAEIEQAVVGAFYAAQARHKSVDQPLLLEEIRRTAPLSVVMAEELAELRKWADGRTVRAD from the coding sequence GTGCAGAACGATATCCATGACCTGGGCCTGGTGCTCGATTCCAGGGTCAAGCTGATCGTGATCGAATCCTGGGACGAGCCCCGGGTACTGGAAACCCTGACCGGTCTTGCGGTGCGCCGCGGGCTCGACCTGCGGCTCTGGTCGGCGACCGAGGGTCTTCAGCGCCTGGGTTTTGGTGGCGAGCCTCAGGGCGAGGGCGACAGTCGCGAGGCGGAAACCGCGCTGAAGTTGATCAAGGCCGACCCGCAGCCGACGCTCTACGTGCTCTGCGACCTGCATCCCTACCTCACTGACAATCCTCGAGTGGTTCGCCTGCTCAAGGAAGTCGCGATGGCCGAGGGAACGTTCAAGCCCACGGTGATTCTGGTGTCCTACGCGCTGAAACTGCCGGCGGAAGTCCAGCGTTTTGCCGCGCGCTTCGCGCTGTCGCTGCCTTCCGAAGACGAGTTGGTCGGTATTGTCCGCGAGGAAGCCACGCGTTGGAGCGAACGCAACAGCGGAGCACGGGTGCGCACGGACAATCGCACGCTGCGCCAGGTGGTGAAGAACCTGCGTGGCCTGACCCATGGTGAGGCTCGCTCGCTGGCGCGTGGCGTGATCTGCAACGATGGTGCGATCACCCAGGAAGACCTGCCGGAGCTCAACCGCACCAAGTTCGAGCTGCTCAACCTGGACGGCGTGCTCAGCTTCGAGCATGACACCGCACGCTTCGCCGAGGTCGGCGGGCTGGCGAACCTCAAGCGTTGGCTCGGCGAACGACAGGGTGCCTTCTCCGACGGCAAGGACAAGGATCTGCCCAAGGGTGTGCTGCTGGTCGGTGTGCAGGGCGGCGGCAAGAGCCTGGCGGCCAAGGCGGTTGCCGGTCTCTGGGGACTGCCGTTGCTGCGCCTGGACTTCGGCAGCCTGTACAACAAGTATTTCGGCGAGACCGAACGCAATCTGCGTGAGGCGCTGCGCCTGGCCGACAGCATGGCGCCTTGCGTGCTCTGGGCGGACGAGATCGAGAAGGGCGTGGCCACTGGCGACCAGGATAATGGGGTCAGCCAGCGTGTGCTCGGCACCCTGCTGACCTGGATGGCCGAGCGCAAGGCTCCGGTGTTCATGGTCGCCACCGCCAATGCCATCGATCGCCTGCCGCCGGAGCTGGTGCGCAAGGGCCGCTTCGATGAGCTGTTCTTCGTCGATCTGCCGGATCGCGAGGTGCGCATGGACATCTTCCGCATCCATCTGGCGCGCCGCGAGCTGGACGTCACGCAGTTCGAGCTGGGCGCGCTGGCCGATACCGCCGGGGGCTTTTCCGGCGCGGAGATCGAGCAGGCCGTGGTCGGCGCCTTCTACGCCGCCCAGGCGCGCCACAAGTCGGTGGATCAGCCGTTGCTGCTGGAGGAGATCCGGCGGACGGCGCCGCTGTCGGTGGTGATGGCCGAGGAGCTGGCCGAGCTGCGCAAATGGGCCGACGGCCGCACGGTGCGGGCCGACTGA
- a CDS encoding SDR family oxidoreductase, translating to MPRFALITGASSGIGLALAEALARRGQALILVARQRDALDSIACELSQRFGVEVLFRVCDLSEPLQISGLLHELEQSGRQIELLVNNAGIGTSGAFMDHDWSTEQELLELNVLALVRLCHGIGAMMERSGGGRILNVASMAGLLPGPWMSSYYASKAFVLHFSEGLREELKKRGIKVSVLCPGPTRTAFYRNADMRLGKVGNDKRIMSPEQVAFLTVNALRRAPAIIIPGWRNRLYAYGVRLLPRWIMRKLAGRLNRMALAS from the coding sequence ATGCCTCGTTTTGCCCTCATTACCGGCGCCTCCAGCGGCATCGGCCTGGCGTTGGCCGAAGCCCTCGCCCGGCGCGGCCAGGCGCTGATCCTGGTCGCCCGCCAGCGCGATGCACTGGACAGCATTGCCTGCGAGCTGTCGCAACGCTTCGGCGTCGAGGTACTGTTCCGTGTCTGCGATCTCTCCGAGCCGCTGCAGATATCCGGTCTGCTGCATGAGCTGGAACAAAGCGGGCGACAGATCGAGCTGCTGGTGAACAACGCCGGCATCGGCACCTCCGGCGCCTTCATGGACCACGACTGGTCCACGGAGCAGGAACTGCTGGAGCTCAACGTCCTCGCCCTGGTGCGCCTGTGCCACGGTATCGGCGCCATGATGGAGCGCAGCGGCGGCGGGCGGATTCTCAACGTTGCCTCCATGGCCGGCTTGCTGCCGGGCCCCTGGATGAGCAGCTACTACGCGAGCAAGGCCTTCGTACTGCACTTCTCCGAAGGCCTGCGTGAAGAGCTGAAAAAGCGCGGCATCAAGGTCTCGGTGCTCTGCCCGGGCCCCACCCGCACCGCCTTCTACCGCAATGCCGACATGCGCCTGGGCAAGGTCGGCAACGACAAGCGGATCATGTCGCCCGAGCAGGTCGCCTTCCTCACGGTGAATGCCCTGCGGCGTGCACCCGCCATCATCATTCCCGGCTGGCGCAATCGCCTGTACGCCTATGGCGTACGGCTGCTGCCGCGCTGGATCATGCGCAAGCTGGCCGGTCGCCTCAACCGCATGGCATTGGCCAGCTGA
- a CDS encoding DUF805 domain-containing protein — MDQARFKIVFDGALMPQTPLETAKENLARLFKSDTSKIDALFSGKPVVLKRDLSDDEADKYLRALHGAGANARKEAEEQAVGLSLVETDDHPSEATLASRAPVEALRDEQMTCPKCGQVQPKASDCSACGIIIEKYLARQTDMAASVAAPSAGASTASPYAPPQARVGDELPEFGELKPFTSEGRIGRVRYLAWSMALFLVAIPIFLLVAGAFAISQTLGMLLAAVVFVAYAIVGVMMGIQRLHDLGWSGWLMLLNIVPVVNSVFPLLMMLIPGNDGANRYGPPPPPNSRGAVALAWSMVIVPVVVGILAAIAIPSYQQYVERANAAQYQQAAPAATAPAAPSDEFNSGDTEGADSDDSGSTDQ, encoded by the coding sequence ATGGACCAAGCCCGCTTCAAGATCGTATTCGACGGCGCGCTGATGCCGCAGACGCCGCTGGAGACCGCCAAGGAGAACCTCGCCCGCCTGTTCAAGAGCGACACGTCGAAGATTGACGCGCTGTTCAGCGGCAAGCCGGTGGTGCTCAAGCGCGACCTCTCGGACGACGAGGCCGATAAATACCTCCGCGCCCTGCATGGCGCGGGCGCCAACGCTCGCAAGGAAGCAGAAGAACAGGCCGTCGGTCTGAGCCTGGTCGAAACCGACGACCACCCCAGCGAAGCGACGCTCGCCAGCCGCGCCCCGGTCGAAGCGCTCCGCGACGAGCAGATGACCTGCCCCAAGTGCGGGCAGGTGCAACCCAAGGCCAGTGACTGCAGCGCGTGCGGCATCATCATCGAGAAATACCTCGCCCGACAGACCGACATGGCCGCCAGCGTGGCTGCACCCAGCGCCGGCGCATCGACAGCTTCCCCCTATGCGCCGCCACAGGCCCGTGTGGGTGACGAGCTGCCGGAATTCGGCGAGCTCAAGCCCTTCACCAGCGAAGGCCGCATCGGCCGGGTGCGCTACCTGGCCTGGAGCATGGCGCTGTTCCTGGTCGCCATTCCGATCTTCCTGCTGGTGGCCGGTGCCTTCGCGATCTCCCAGACGCTGGGCATGCTGCTGGCGGCTGTCGTGTTCGTCGCCTATGCAATCGTCGGCGTCATGATGGGCATCCAGCGCCTGCACGATCTCGGCTGGTCGGGATGGCTGATGCTGCTCAACATCGTCCCGGTGGTTAACAGCGTGTTCCCCCTGCTGATGATGCTGATTCCTGGCAACGACGGCGCCAACCGTTACGGCCCGCCGCCGCCGCCCAACAGCCGCGGCGCGGTGGCTCTGGCCTGGAGCATGGTGATCGTTCCAGTGGTAGTCGGTATCCTTGCCGCCATCGCGATTCCCAGTTACCAGCAGTACGTCGAGCGCGCCAACGCAGCCCAGTACCAGCAGGCTGCGCCGGCTGCCACAGCCCCGGCCGCGCCATCGGACGAGTTCAACAGCGGCGACACCGAAGGCGCCGACTCCGACGACAGCGGCAGCACCGATCAGTAA
- a CDS encoding nitronate monooxygenase family protein, producing MSLPALLDRRLRVPLVAAPMFLVSTPQLVLACCKGGIVGSFPALNQRESSGFKAWLEEIEAGLAGDPKAAPYAVNLIVHHSNPRLQADLALCVEHRVPIVITSLGAVREVVDAVHSYGGLVFHDVTTRRHAEKAAEAGVDGLIAVAAGAGGHAGTWSPFALIAEIRQFFDKTLLLAGCINHGHEILAAQVLGADLAYLGTRFIATRESNASTEYKRMLLEARAADIIHTPAVSGVPASFMRQSLEAAGFDLKRLTDKADINYGEKLKPVSDEAKAWKTVWSAGQGVGNIHDLPSVEELIARLDNEYRQALTRSTSLPGQLLV from the coding sequence ATGTCCCTGCCCGCCCTGCTCGACCGCCGCCTGCGCGTTCCCCTGGTGGCGGCACCGATGTTCCTGGTGTCCACCCCGCAACTGGTACTGGCCTGCTGCAAGGGCGGCATCGTCGGCAGCTTCCCGGCGCTGAACCAGCGCGAAAGCAGTGGGTTCAAGGCCTGGCTGGAGGAAATCGAGGCAGGCCTTGCCGGCGATCCCAAGGCAGCGCCCTATGCGGTGAACCTCATCGTCCACCACAGCAACCCGCGTCTGCAGGCGGACCTGGCACTTTGCGTGGAGCATCGCGTCCCCATCGTCATCACCAGCCTGGGCGCCGTGCGCGAAGTCGTGGACGCAGTGCACAGCTATGGCGGGCTGGTATTCCATGACGTCACCACCCGCCGCCACGCCGAGAAGGCCGCAGAAGCGGGAGTGGACGGCCTGATCGCGGTCGCTGCCGGCGCCGGCGGCCATGCCGGCACCTGGAGTCCCTTCGCACTGATCGCCGAGATCCGCCAGTTCTTCGACAAGACCCTGCTGCTGGCCGGCTGTATCAACCATGGCCACGAGATTCTGGCCGCCCAGGTGCTTGGCGCCGACCTCGCCTACCTCGGCACTCGCTTCATCGCCACGCGCGAGAGCAACGCCTCCACCGAGTACAAGCGGATGCTGCTCGAAGCGCGCGCCGCCGACATCATCCACACGCCCGCGGTGTCTGGCGTACCGGCCAGCTTCATGCGCCAGAGCCTGGAGGCCGCCGGCTTCGACCTGAAGCGCCTGACCGACAAGGCCGACATCAACTATGGTGAGAAGCTCAAACCGGTGAGCGACGAGGCCAAGGCCTGGAAGACTGTCTGGTCCGCCGGCCAGGGGGTCGGCAACATCCATGACCTGCCGTCGGTGGAGGAACTCATCGCGCGGCTCGACAACGAGTACCGCCAGGCCCTGACCCGCAGCACCTCGCTGCCGGGCCAACTGCTGGTCTGA
- the hemJ gene encoding protoporphyrinogen oxidase HemJ, whose translation MYLWLKAFHIIAVVCWFAGLFYLPRLFVYHAMSEDAASRERFCVMERKLYRGIMGPSMILTIVLGAWMLYLNPAWLSQGWLHAKLTLVVLLIGYHHACGAMLKRFARGENGRSHVFYRWFNEVPVLFLLAIVILVVIKPF comes from the coding sequence CTGTACCTGTGGCTCAAAGCCTTTCACATCATTGCAGTGGTCTGCTGGTTCGCCGGCCTCTTCTACCTGCCGCGACTGTTCGTTTACCACGCCATGAGCGAGGACGCCGCCAGCCGCGAGCGTTTCTGCGTGATGGAGCGCAAGCTGTATCGCGGCATCATGGGCCCATCGATGATCCTGACCATCGTCCTCGGCGCCTGGATGCTCTACCTCAACCCGGCCTGGCTGAGCCAGGGCTGGTTGCACGCCAAGCTCACCCTGGTGGTGTTGCTGATCGGCTACCACCACGCCTGCGGCGCCATGCTCAAGCGCTTCGCCCGTGGCGAGAACGGTCGCAGCCATGTGTTCTACCGTTGGTTCAACGAAGTACCGGTACTGTTCCTGCTCGCCATCGTCATTCTGGTGGTGATCAAGCCCTTCTGA
- a CDS encoding chloride channel protein produces the protein MSEPTPPESSVTPTSAAPPRTARRRPLARHPLLRQWRRSLAFWVGALLIGLVALAFAHLADLASATFRAVVAHSQWWPWLICPVGFAGLVWLTQGALKNTRGSGIPQVIVALEQRSSRARNALLSLRIAVGKLLMTLLALLVGASAGREGPTVHIGAALMYSFGRRLGLYGKRTVTGLIIAGGAAGIAAAFNTPLGGVVFAIEEMSRTFEQRFSGLVLTAVLLGGMVTLGLMGSYSYFGRLSESMPLGPAWIAVAACGLLGGLLGGLYCRLVLPTRHGPLSFISRWRGRWPIRFAAVCGLLLALLGLLSGQHVFGTGYAETRSILEGQPVVGHDFLLWKFIANVISFIAGIPGGLFSPSLTVGASLAPWLTPLIPGASLSAVGLLGMSAYLAGVTRTPLTATVITVEMSHSPDMMIPILAATLLASGVSARLNPLPIYHALARQMQETLTPTKGSQT, from the coding sequence ATGTCCGAACCGACGCCGCCCGAGAGCTCCGTCACGCCCACCTCTGCCGCTCCGCCTCGCACGGCACGACGCCGACCGCTGGCTCGGCATCCCCTCCTGCGTCAGTGGCGCCGCAGCCTGGCCTTCTGGGTCGGCGCCCTGCTGATCGGTCTGGTGGCGCTGGCTTTCGCTCACCTGGCGGACCTGGCCAGCGCGACATTCCGCGCGGTGGTTGCGCACAGTCAGTGGTGGCCCTGGCTGATCTGTCCGGTCGGCTTCGCAGGACTGGTGTGGCTGACCCAGGGGGCGCTGAAGAACACCCGCGGCAGCGGTATTCCCCAGGTGATAGTTGCCCTGGAGCAGCGCAGCAGCCGCGCCCGCAATGCCTTGCTGTCGCTGCGGATCGCCGTGGGCAAGCTGCTCATGACCTTGCTGGCGCTGCTGGTGGGCGCCTCGGCAGGGCGCGAGGGGCCGACCGTGCACATTGGCGCGGCGCTGATGTATTCCTTCGGCCGCCGACTGGGGCTGTATGGCAAGCGTACGGTCACGGGGCTGATCATCGCCGGCGGTGCGGCGGGAATCGCGGCGGCCTTCAATACGCCACTGGGTGGCGTGGTATTCGCCATCGAAGAGATGAGCCGTACCTTCGAGCAGCGCTTCAGCGGGCTGGTGCTCACCGCGGTGCTGCTGGGCGGCATGGTGACCCTCGGCCTGATGGGCAGCTACAGCTACTTCGGGCGGCTTTCCGAAAGCATGCCACTGGGGCCGGCCTGGATCGCAGTGGCGGCCTGCGGTCTGCTCGGAGGACTGCTCGGCGGCCTCTACTGCCGGCTGGTCCTGCCGACCCGGCATGGCCCGTTGAGCTTCATCAGTCGCTGGCGCGGGCGCTGGCCGATTCGCTTCGCTGCTGTCTGCGGCCTGCTGCTGGCGCTGCTCGGCCTGCTCTCGGGGCAGCATGTGTTCGGCACCGGCTATGCGGAGACCCGCTCGATCCTGGAAGGCCAGCCGGTGGTGGGGCATGACTTCCTGCTGTGGAAGTTCATCGCCAACGTGATCTCCTTTATCGCCGGGATTCCCGGCGGCCTGTTCTCGCCATCGCTCACCGTCGGCGCCAGCCTGGCGCCCTGGCTGACGCCGCTGATCCCAGGCGCGAGCCTTTCTGCGGTGGGATTGCTGGGAATGTCCGCCTACCTCGCCGGTGTAACGCGTACCCCGCTGACTGCGACGGTGATCACCGTCGAGATGTCCCACAGCCCGGACATGATGATCCCCATCCTCGCCGCCACGCTGCTGGCGAGTGGCGTTTCGGCGCGCCTGAACCCGCTGCCCATCTACCACGCGCTGGCTCGGCAGATGCAGGAAACCCTGACGCCGACCAAAGGGTCCCAAACCTAG